GTCAAACATCATTCTAACTAAAGTCAACCATTTAAAACCCGACCTACTCACAATCCACCTGTCTATAGCAGTCAAGTTTACCTCAGCCAAACCGCCAATGCTACAACAAAAaactttattcattttttagtAGATAGAAACAAAGTAGGTTAAGAAAATCATTCAAGGACATTTGTCACGTGTTTCAAAACTTTTTAGTTTGGGATCTTATGTACATATCTAACCCTTATCTATACCTGATCTAAGAAAGGAGACTTTAAACTCCTCACgataattttaactaattaataagtattcaatatatataattgttgtaCTCATATTTTATGagatgattattattattgcctCAAGAGACAAACGatcatattttttcaaaattatataaagaactcaaataaaaaagtatatcaccattgaatatttttttatactttcacTTATGTCATAAACACCAGGTGAAAAggacatttaaaatttaaccagTTTCATCATACTCAAAATCCaaaccaaataaaaacaaaataattcattaatttcaataaaacaaGCTATGCAAAGTAAtaacagtatatatatatatatatatatatatatatatatatatatatatatatatatattaccacTATGAAATGGTTAATTAtaagggaaaaaaaatcaattttgtataatcttaatttaattatttcatttttagaagtacctatattttaagtttaattttaccttttctttatCTGGTGTTATTTAAGTTCCGGGAAATGTTGCTTACGAAAGGGTGTAAGAAAATTTTACCTTTAGTTAGGTTCCGCTGTTTGGGTTAAAGCCATTCGGTGACAGTCAGTGAAACTATTTGTACTTACCAGACTGTTGTCGCCGATTCTAATTCTACTTAGCCTCCTTCTCCACAAAACCCTAATTCCTCTTATTCACCATTTTTATTTCACATTCACACATTCATGGCTGGACCAAACGACCCCAATGAACCCACATTACCCCCGAAGCGTAAGTCCGATCCTGATCTTCTAGATCTCCCATCCAAAATTGCAAAGCTCGCTACTCCCGGCCTCAAACAAACCCACGAACCCCAACCTAGTGCTGACCACTGCACTTCCCAGCCTCCCACTTCTTCCTCCGACCCTAAGGAACCCGACAAAGACgacaaagaaatccaaaacGACGACGTCGAAGAAAAGAACCCCCAACACGACGACGAGGAGCACCAAAACGACGACGAGGATGAAGACGACGATGACGACGACGacgaggaagaggaagaggaccGAAAGGGGAAAGGGATTTCGCGTCAAGACAAGGGAAAAGGGAAAATGGTACAAGAAGACGAGGATGATGATGATTCCGACGACGATGATGACGACGCTTCCGATGACGACGGAAGTGACTTCTCCGACGACCCGCTCACGGAGGTCGATTTGAATAACATTCTGCCGTCCAGGACTCGGGGACGGACAGGGGCGGCGAGTGCAGGAGTGCGCATTTCTGATGACGCGGGGAAAGCGGCCGTAGGCGGCCTCGGCGATGATGAAGACGATAGCGACGACAGTGATGCTTGAGTTCTGCACAGGTTAGTGAGGGTTTTTCTGGAGTAAAGAGATATAGCTTTGTCTACAGTGAGAAAGAAGAGTTCTTTGTTTTCTTCGCGCACAATGCGCTTTTTGTTCAGAAATTCTGCTCAGATAAATTTGTGCAAGTGCTAGATGtagccttttttttctttttaactttgcCGTTCTTGGTAGGTAGTGTATGGATAGTGATGTTTTGAGGTAATTGGAACGAACACTAAACTGAGAGAGAATGTTTGGTTTTAGAGAAATTTCTGAGGCCTATATTCTTCTAAACTGACTCCAATTGATTCTGTGAATGGCAAAATACTTGAGAAGAAGATTCCTTGCCccattttaaatattgaatttaatagGAATGTAGTGTACTTCTTATGAATGAAGTCTGTATTTCTTACTGTTTCATAAATTCTTACAGACCCATTGTGTTAGAAATATGCATATCTTGTTTGATTCTGTGTTTGTGTACTTAGTTATACCATTTTGTAGATTGTAGCTGGGCTTCTCTAGTTTGCTAGTGATCGCAAACTGTGAAGTTATATGATATGAGGGGGCATCGGAATCTGTTAGGTTTGGAATCTTGGGTCTTCATCACATAAGATGTGGGGCAAGGTCTAGTTGAGCAAAATCCAAAATCCTCCCCCACTATCCCTGTTGTTGAGCCTATCCTAGATGCCGTTTAAATGTGCTGAGCTTAGTTCATATGGTTCAATGAATTTTATCAACTAGAGATGTTTCTAATGActaaactactaaaataaagtCTTGCCTCAGTTTCTTCTCTGAAGCTCTGTTATATATTCATCATAATTCTTCCATTTTCTGCGACATTGTTTGCAAGGTGAACTCATCATTTGACTTTCACATATATTCCAAAAATAAGTGTGTGAGAACTTCAATGTTTTGTATGATctacacaatttattttaatgctGTCtgataaactttaaataaattttacaggTAATTAGTTCAGATGTAGACCCTCTATAGCCAAATTTTCTGCAAAATAATTCTTATTGTGTTCATTGAAGACAGTATTCATAGGTGTTAATAGgtatttaataaagaaaatgaagatattCCTGATCGCACTATGTGCTTGGAAAAAAGTTACTGTCGAGTAATCTGCTGCAATAGGGAGCCTAAGTTCAAAATAagcaataataaattatatcgCCTTCATACTTTAAGTTTATGTGAACAAGTACACCTTTCTGTTAGTATAATGCTATTCTCtgctatatatatattgaaaacaaATTAGCGTAAAATTTTATGacttgtttatcaaattttacatcTGAACGTGTGTTTGAAATAAGCCCACAAACAATTAACAAATGTTGCTTTTTCAGTTGAGGTAAAGGAACTTGTTTTATTTCTCAAAAGAGCCAAAAATATAAAGGCACTTTTAAGTGGCATGACATCAGAAGCATATTAAAGATAAACATGAAATCGGTGCTTTTCTAAGGaagtaaaaatagaaataggagaaaagaaaaactacaaCCTTGTGCATGCCACACAAGACTGCCATTATGCCAGGTCTCTGAAGGGTTAGATTTATACACCCTTACTCCCATGAGCAGAAAAGCTATTTTGGCAACTGAACCAATGACATTGAAGGGAAAATGTATTGACCTTGTTACACCAAGCTTCACCATCTAACGGTACAAACAGATTTTTAAACATAATAGGTTATTTTTGTAGAAgctttatagaaaataaataattaaagaagaAAGTGTTCTTCAAGAAGCAATAACTTTCACAACAATGCCAAGCAGATACTTTGTTACACTGAGAGCTTCTGTTTAAGGATTTCAATTATGTGAGCTTTTTTTGTTTCTATCAGCAGACTCATCATTTTGTGGAGGGCAGTTGAGGGGGAGTATTGGGTCTAGACTTTTCGACTATTGGTTGCATTTACTTTATCTATAGGACATAATATGTTTGTCTTGCTGAGTGACATAAATAATGGCTGAGCATTTGTACGTGTTTGGTTGTTGTACGGTTCGTGACCAGAAATCTTCATGGATTGGTGTACATTATGCTTCGTAAAGGTTCTTAAATTACACCAATATTTTTCTCTGTTCTGAAAAGTTACAATTTCCTTTCTCGAGGAAGAACTGTTATATTACACTCCTTCGATTCAATAGTTAGATTGATTATTTTCGTATCTTTCAGCTACCATGAGCATTTTCCTCTCTGTTGAACTCCCTGATATAAACTTTCGGATTATAGAAGACGAAATGTATTTCTTTAACTTAATTTCATCTTCTAAAATCTCAATGATGCTAAGAGTCCCTCATATATCTGTAATTGAATCGAAAATTTGGCATAATCTTGTAGAGAAAAGGAGTAAAATCTACCCATTGGTTAATGATGGGTGGTAATATTGGTAGATTCCAGCCCCTTTCTCTAAAAGTTTAAACACACAATTAATACTAGGTGTCCTAAAAGATTACACACATAATTAATACCAGGTGTCAAACTTATATATATGCTTTAAGGTCACTAAATAATCTTCTATAAATAATCAATCTAACTATTGAATCGAAGGAGAAAATTATTAGTGGTGCATGTAGAAAAGATCAATGCCTAATGTCAGACGATTCCAAAGTTTTAACATCAGGGTTGTTGCCGAGTCACAAAGGTTTTACATATGGGTCCAAGCCCAACCCCCTTTCATAGACCCTTGCATGGAAGGAGCTCTATTAGTATCAGGTTGACCTTGTTTTATTATCATTGGTCTCCATACCCTGTCAGGGCTGGTTCTTCCTGCAACTCCATAATTTCATCATGCACTCCATAcacttgaaaattttaattttaccctCTAGTTTAGGATTTTCATGAGTTCCGAAATGCACAATCCTTGAATTCCAGAATGTACAATTTGGATTACAATTGTGCAATCTGAAATgcattttttaataagaaaaagatgaagattGGGAAAGAGGGGTGCGTTGGTGGGGAAGAAGGTGAAGCAAGGGGGAGGGGTGCCTGGTggagaaggaagaaaacaagggcAAATAAGTCATTATACAACTATATGGCAATGCAAGTAGAAATGTATGGAGGTGCAGAAAGAAGCTCTCCGATACAAGATTTGAATTTATAGAGGAGGACGAAAACCCTCAAATCTTACAATAGTTGATGTTCAAGACAAACAGTGTTGAACtcattttgaaaagtttaatcTATATATGGAAATAGCAAAAGAGTATTATGTTGTTGAAGACATGTAAATAGCTTACAACAACTGGTTTGCAGAATTTCATTGCAAGACGATTACTTCGGCTTTATGTAAATTGAAGATACCTTTCAGAATAATTTTATCTATCTTGACTACGGAAGGTATGCTTTAAGTGGCAACAAGTTAGTTAAACATGACAAATACTCATTCTATTGAAGATTTTTATGACATATGAGACTATCACAAAGGAAGAGTTTGATGCATTTAACACTCTTATATTCTTTTGCGTCGCCTAATTTGCCGAAATTCAGAAGGTTTTGGTTCGTAAAGTTTGGGTTTACAACCACTCAGAATTGCGTCCAATAAAGAGTGGGACCGATTTTCAATCATCTTTTGAGCCACCTATATACACAAAACAGCAGCATTGGAGTGAAGGTTTGGTACACAAAAAGCACTGCTTTTACTATTGCATAAAATGGCAAGAATTGACTCAATACGTTTCAGTTTCAGTTTTAGTTCCAGTTTCAGGCGTGGACGTTTTTTATGTTCTCTCAATATATTAACTGTTACAAAACCCCCTCTTATggtaatgttttatttttagtaaaaatagaaTTAGGAAAAAAAGAAGCTCTTAGCATATTTAGTAGCTTAATTCtcaaagaagaataaaaatttatttgctttttcAAAATGGTAGAACAAATATTATGGAAAGAACCATTTCCtgctctctttctctctcattcttttctctttttgtttccTCCTACTCTAGTTCTCTGTGTCTACTTGGCCTGCATACTTTCTTTTCTGTTTGTGCCTATCTCTTTTCAGTTGGGTAAAATCAAAACtctcaaataatttttacatcGTTTTTCTAAATAAGTAGTTAAAATTTCAATGTAAACTTTGAGCAAAAAAAAGCTATGTGAAAATTGAGggtgaataaaattttatattatggtGGTTGCAATGgaacttttgttttttctccCTCAATCAATAACAAATGAGGGAGGATTCTTGTTTGAGACCCTcatgaaaaattatttcatcCATATTTGGAACAAAAAGGTAAGGAGAGAGGTGTGAATAACAAGAGTAATAACTTTCtattacttttcttcttctttttttaaatgaatatttatgtttttttataaacattctATTATTCACTTTCTACACATTCaagcaagaaaaaaaacattcttttcattcatttttgttCGATCAAACACCCTAAAAAtactcttaatttttctttctttcttttcttttactttctttttcgttattttcttttaaattaagcATACTTATAGAAAAACTCTTTTCCCTCTAATTCCcactttgcttttttttttctgtttttttcactgtttctcATATCAATTAACCGTATATTCAACTCTTattccttttcttccttttatctCACTCTTCTtgattaaattaagaaaaatgaaagttgtcaaataacttttttttttatttataacttatttagttagagttttaatttcataataactttcaaatctataaaaaagaagttttataaatatagatacatgaatgaaattttaaagaaaacataatctcccttctctcttttttttctctctcttctcatcTTTCCTATCTCATATCTGTCAATTCAAACATTTGCATatatgttagatatattatcctAATGTTagatatataatattgaaaaaaatgttttaaactttCATTTCTAAAGTAGtctttaaacctaaaatatcaCTCCAAACTCAACCTGTGTCCATTCTTTTGTCTTGTAGTATATGTTATTTCATAATACAAGAGAAAATAAACTAGACCACTCATTAGAGGTATGCAACGTAACTCACATCAAACATAAGTTATACCAACCTATTTAGCTAATAAGTCGaagtaaaacaattaaaaatgttattctTAGGTTGTTCAAAACAACTCAACAAtctaattaactaattaaataataaataataataataacaacaataataataaaattttaatgtttttggtaatattttgagaatatataaactatttctTAGATATAAGTCTTACAAATTAAGTCCTAAAACCTAGTTAATTCAACTCTCTTTTCTTATTGTTTTCGAAAACTAGTTAAATCTTTTCACTATAAGAGTAGAGATATTCTTATAAGAGCAAGATTTCTCGTAACACTATTACTAAGTTGATAGTCTTTATGTTAATTTTCAAGTTGTCACtatgaaatgtttttattaCTTACAAAAGATATTTTAACTCTTAAAGTATGACatattatatagatatatatatataatttatacttcaTAAACGTAATGGAGTTAAGATAATCATACATTAGCGATTAATCCTA
This sequence is a window from Vigna angularis cultivar LongXiaoDou No.4 chromosome 2, ASM1680809v1, whole genome shotgun sequence. Protein-coding genes within it:
- the LOC108328179 gene encoding uncharacterized protein LOC108328179, which encodes MAGPNDPNEPTLPPKRKSDPDLLDLPSKIAKLATPGLKQTHEPQPSADHCTSQPPTSSSDPKEPDKDDKEIQNDDVEEKNPQHDDEEHQNDDEDEDDDDDDDEEEEEDRKGKGISRQDKGKGKMVQEDEDDDDSDDDDDDASDDDGSDFSDDPLTEVDLNNILPSRTRGRTGAASAGVRISDDAGKAAVGGLGDDEDDSDDSDA